A genomic region of Sporolituus thermophilus DSM 23256 contains the following coding sequences:
- a CDS encoding CoB--CoM heterodisulfide reductase iron-sulfur subunit B family protein — translation MRYAFFPGCVLEAAAKEAYLATVKVAAALGIELVELEGWTCCGGSHLQDVNETAALAVNARNLVLAEKLGLPLLTVCNTCTLMLRQAKAKLDNGQKEKINGFLAQAGLEYKGTAEVTHLLWALIRDYGVEKLKAKVKRPLKNLKVAGYYGCHILRPPTVMNFEDYANPKSLETLIRALGATPVDFTAKLQCCGFHAVFTAEKDVMKITGTTNQSAAFAGADCIVTPCPLCQMQLDMYQPEGRQAVGGDREMPVLHLAQLIGLALGLAPADLGLNRHIADTGKLVAKI, via the coding sequence ATGCGCTACGCCTTTTTCCCCGGCTGCGTCCTGGAAGCGGCCGCCAAGGAGGCTTATCTGGCCACCGTAAAGGTGGCGGCGGCCCTGGGCATTGAGCTTGTCGAACTGGAAGGATGGACGTGCTGTGGCGGCTCGCACCTGCAGGATGTTAACGAGACGGCCGCCCTGGCCGTGAATGCCCGTAACCTTGTCTTGGCGGAAAAGCTGGGTTTGCCCCTGCTCACGGTATGCAACACCTGTACCCTCATGTTGCGTCAGGCCAAGGCCAAACTGGACAACGGCCAAAAAGAAAAAATCAACGGCTTTTTAGCCCAAGCCGGCCTTGAATATAAAGGGACAGCCGAAGTCACCCATCTCTTATGGGCGCTTATCCGCGACTATGGCGTGGAAAAACTGAAGGCCAAAGTTAAGCGGCCGCTCAAAAACCTTAAGGTGGCCGGCTATTACGGCTGCCATATCCTGCGGCCGCCGACGGTCATGAACTTCGAGGATTACGCCAACCCTAAGTCGCTGGAGACGCTGATCCGCGCGCTCGGCGCTACGCCGGTCGACTTCACGGCCAAACTGCAGTGCTGCGGGTTCCACGCTGTTTTCACGGCCGAAAAAGACGTGATGAAGATTACGGGGACCACCAACCAAAGCGCGGCTTTCGCAGGAGCGGACTGTATCGTGACGCCGTGCCCGCTCTGTCAGATGCAGCTTGACATGTACCAGCCCGAAGGCCGCCAAGCCGTGGGCGGTGACCGGGAAATGCCCGTCCTGCACCTCGCCCAGCTGATTGGTCTGGCCCTTGGCCTTGCGCCGGCCGACCTCGGCCTTAACCGGCACATCGCTGATACCGGGAAGCTGGTGGCGAAAATATAA
- a CDS encoding succinate dehydrogenase/fumarate reductase iron-sulfur subunit, with the protein MGKITYKIERFDGEKSYLQEYQFEHEPGKTILWGLIKIKEEIDPTLTFTAACRSAVCGACAVRVNGQAMLACETPLDAVLKRYDTDTLLIQPLANFKVIRDLVVDWEPKAERLAEVKPWLIPHDVFSPQTGCRQTPADFKKIDTQAGCILCGACASECSKLSADDSDFYEPFIYAKAGKFVADSRDKASQERLEATFNKGLWKCMHCVECVTKCPKKVAPGQEIAKLRQLSIKRRLPDNPGARHAVAFLKDIKDTGRLNEMLLALRTEGVVKSAKRLPFALRLLRKGKLNPFHFPKPVKGIEQVRAIIKAVEEAEK; encoded by the coding sequence ATGGGCAAAATAACTTATAAAATCGAACGATTTGATGGCGAAAAAAGCTATCTGCAGGAATATCAGTTTGAACATGAGCCCGGTAAGACCATTCTGTGGGGGCTTATTAAGATTAAAGAAGAAATCGACCCGACGCTTACCTTTACCGCTGCTTGTCGTTCGGCGGTGTGCGGCGCTTGCGCCGTCCGGGTCAACGGTCAGGCCATGCTGGCCTGTGAAACCCCGCTGGATGCGGTGCTGAAGCGGTACGATACCGATACGCTGCTAATTCAGCCCCTGGCTAACTTTAAAGTCATCCGCGACCTGGTGGTGGACTGGGAGCCCAAGGCCGAGCGGTTGGCGGAAGTCAAGCCGTGGCTCATTCCTCACGATGTATTTTCGCCCCAAACGGGGTGCCGCCAAACGCCGGCGGATTTTAAAAAGATTGATACCCAGGCCGGCTGCATCCTCTGTGGCGCCTGCGCGTCCGAGTGCAGCAAACTGTCGGCTGACGACAGCGATTTCTATGAGCCGTTCATCTACGCCAAGGCCGGCAAGTTTGTCGCCGATTCCCGTGACAAGGCGAGCCAGGAGCGGCTTGAGGCTACCTTTAACAAGGGGCTGTGGAAGTGCATGCACTGCGTCGAGTGCGTCACCAAATGCCCGAAAAAGGTTGCTCCCGGCCAGGAAATCGCCAAACTGCGCCAGCTCTCTATTAAGCGGCGCCTCCCGGACAACCCCGGCGCCCGTCACGCCGTGGCTTTCCTCAAGGATATCAAGGACACGGGCCGCCTGAACGAAATGCTGCTGGCCTTGCGGACCGAAGGCGTGGTCAAGTCGGCTAAGCGTCTGCCCTTCGCCTTGCGCCTGCTGCGGAAAGGCAAGTTAAATCCTTTTCATTTCCCCAAGCCGGTGAAAGGCATTGAACAAGTCCGCGCCATCATCAAAGCAGTAGAGGAGGCCGAAAAATGA
- a CDS encoding FAD-binding protein — MLKFDVLVIGSGGAGMRAALEASRQGGGSVALMTKMFPTRSATGCAQGGINGALKNADPNDSVEKHFFDTVKGSDYLGDQDAVEFFVTNAPDCIRELDYFGVPFSRDKEGRIAQRNFGGASSPRTCYSADKTGHVILHTLYEQCLKYKVKVLSEWYLLQLVVDNGKLCGVVALELKTGRIVPIAAKAVVMATGGAGRMYWLRTTNPFASTGDGMAACLNAGIALKDPEFVQFHPTGLAGTGILMSEASRGEGGYLINNKGERFMQRYAPEKMELATRDLVSQAIETEIKEGRGFGGTGMSAYVLLDLRHLGREKILERLPQIRDLAIAFEQVDPIEQPIPIRPSCHYSMGGIDVVDYRTCATAVEGVFAAGECSCISIHGANRLGGNSLADIVVFGKFAGKGAQACALERSFYNEGAVLEAAKAWEAKREKVLARTGGPTVASIRDRLAETMWYKVGVFRKGAEMEEALNTVDGLLAEYQSCRVGDPSLVYNTAFVNYIELGSMLTVAKAVVLGALNRTESRGCHLREDYPHRDDANFLKHTLVTKEGDAYKLSYRDVVVTKYQPAERKY, encoded by the coding sequence ATGCTAAAGTTTGACGTCCTTGTAATCGGCAGCGGCGGCGCCGGCATGCGGGCGGCTTTGGAGGCCAGCCGGCAGGGCGGCGGCAGCGTCGCGCTGATGACCAAGATGTTTCCCACCCGTTCGGCCACCGGCTGTGCTCAGGGCGGCATCAACGGGGCGCTGAAGAATGCCGATCCCAATGACTCGGTTGAAAAACATTTTTTTGATACCGTTAAAGGCAGCGACTACCTGGGCGACCAGGATGCCGTCGAATTTTTCGTCACCAATGCCCCTGACTGTATTCGCGAACTCGATTATTTTGGCGTGCCTTTTTCCCGGGATAAAGAAGGCCGTATCGCCCAGCGCAACTTCGGCGGCGCTTCCTCGCCGCGCACCTGCTATTCGGCCGACAAGACCGGCCATGTCATTCTTCATACACTGTATGAGCAGTGTCTGAAATATAAAGTCAAGGTGCTATCGGAATGGTACCTGCTGCAACTGGTAGTCGATAACGGCAAGCTGTGCGGCGTGGTGGCGCTGGAGCTCAAGACCGGCCGCATCGTGCCCATTGCGGCGAAAGCCGTGGTCATGGCCACCGGCGGCGCCGGCCGGATGTACTGGTTGCGCACCACCAACCCCTTTGCTTCGACCGGCGACGGGATGGCGGCTTGCCTCAATGCCGGCATCGCCCTCAAAGACCCCGAATTCGTCCAGTTTCACCCCACCGGCCTGGCCGGCACCGGCATCCTGATGTCGGAAGCCTCCCGTGGCGAGGGTGGTTACCTTATCAATAACAAAGGCGAGCGCTTCATGCAGCGCTACGCGCCGGAAAAGATGGAACTGGCCACCCGCGACCTGGTGTCCCAGGCCATCGAAACGGAAATCAAGGAAGGCCGCGGGTTTGGCGGCACGGGGATGAGCGCCTATGTGCTGCTTGACCTCCGTCATCTCGGCCGGGAAAAAATCCTCGAGCGGCTGCCGCAAATCCGTGACTTGGCTATCGCCTTCGAACAGGTCGACCCCATTGAGCAGCCGATTCCTATCCGGCCGAGCTGCCACTATTCGATGGGCGGCATCGACGTAGTCGACTACCGTACCTGCGCCACGGCCGTAGAAGGCGTGTTCGCCGCCGGGGAATGCTCCTGCATTTCCATCCACGGCGCCAACCGCCTCGGGGGCAACTCGCTGGCCGATATCGTCGTCTTCGGCAAGTTTGCCGGCAAAGGCGCGCAGGCGTGCGCGCTAGAACGCTCCTTCTACAACGAAGGGGCCGTACTTGAGGCGGCCAAAGCCTGGGAAGCCAAACGGGAAAAAGTCTTGGCCCGTACCGGCGGCCCGACGGTGGCTTCCATCCGCGACCGCCTGGCAGAGACCATGTGGTACAAGGTGGGCGTGTTCCGCAAAGGCGCCGAGATGGAAGAGGCGCTTAATACGGTTGACGGCCTGCTGGCCGAGTATCAGTCCTGCCGGGTGGGCGATCCCAGCCTGGTGTACAATACTGCCTTTGTCAACTATATCGAACTTGGCAGCATGTTGACGGTAGCCAAAGCGGTCGTGCTCGGGGCGCTCAACCGGACCGAAAGCCGCGGCTGCCACCTGCGGGAAGACTATCCGCACCGCGACGACGCTAACTTCCTGAAACACACCCTTGTCACCAAGGAAGGCGACGCTTATAAGCTGTCTTATCGCGACGTAGTCGTCACCAAGTATCAACCGGCGGAGAGGAAATACTGA
- a CDS encoding fumarate hydratase: MRTIEAGKITEAVAKLAVEANYYLGDDVHQALVEAQAREESPLGREILAQIIENARIAREEDKPMCQDTGLAVVFVELGQDVQIVGGTLAKAINAGVAKGYQEGYLRKSAVQEPLFNRKNTGDNTPAIIHVDSVPGDKIKITLAPKGAGSENMSALKMLKPSDGVQGVKKFVVETVANAGSNPCPPIVVGVGIGGTMEKAALLAKQALIRPLDKRNDHPEYAKLEVELLELINKTGVGPQGLGGRVTALAVNIEWFPTHIAMLPVAVNINCHATRHAEIVL, translated from the coding sequence ATGCGTACGATTGAGGCGGGGAAAATTACCGAAGCCGTCGCCAAACTGGCCGTGGAAGCCAACTACTATCTCGGCGACGATGTACACCAGGCGCTGGTGGAGGCTCAGGCGAGGGAAGAGTCGCCGCTGGGCCGCGAGATTTTAGCGCAAATTATTGAGAATGCCCGTATTGCCCGGGAAGAGGACAAACCGATGTGCCAGGATACCGGCCTGGCAGTAGTGTTCGTCGAACTCGGCCAGGATGTCCAAATTGTGGGCGGTACGCTGGCCAAGGCCATTAACGCCGGCGTCGCCAAAGGTTACCAAGAAGGGTATCTGCGTAAATCGGCCGTGCAGGAGCCGCTGTTTAACCGGAAAAACACCGGCGACAATACCCCGGCCATTATTCACGTCGACAGCGTGCCGGGGGATAAAATTAAAATTACCCTCGCGCCGAAAGGGGCCGGCAGCGAGAATATGAGCGCCCTCAAGATGCTCAAGCCGTCGGACGGTGTGCAGGGCGTGAAGAAATTTGTCGTCGAAACAGTGGCCAACGCCGGTTCCAATCCTTGTCCGCCCATCGTGGTCGGCGTCGGCATCGGCGGTACGATGGAGAAGGCAGCGCTATTGGCCAAACAAGCCCTTATCCGCCCGCTGGATAAGCGAAACGACCACCCGGAGTACGCTAAATTGGAAGTCGAACTTTTGGAACTTATCAATAAAACAGGGGTAGGGCCCCAGGGTCTGGGTGGCCGGGTTACCGCCCTTGCCGTCAATATCGAATGGTTTCCCACCCATATCGCCATGCTGCCGGTAGCCGTCAATATCAACTGTCATGCCACCCGGCATGCTGAAATCGTACTGTAA
- a CDS encoding LysR family transcriptional regulator, with protein sequence MELRQLEYFQMVSRLGSFTKAAEKLHVAQPSVTNAIGKLEDELGIRLFDRNQKKVALTAEGRIFQRRVDKILREVAETLAEMHDLKNLGRGTIKAAVPPMIGAYLFPNIFISFKKAYPGLDLQVFEEGSLAARMMIEREELDLGIIILPEETAVFHTLPIVEEEIVLCLPPAHPLSGKQAVTFSELRHEPFILLKEDSCHRRFIIDRCRESGFAPRIVFSSNQIQTIKALVASGGGISFLMRMVAEDAKNITTVPLAPALKIRIGLAWKKDKYLSKAARAFIDFVAGRSISQS encoded by the coding sequence GTGGAACTGCGCCAACTGGAATACTTTCAAATGGTCAGCCGGCTTGGCAGTTTTACTAAGGCGGCCGAAAAACTGCATGTCGCCCAGCCGTCGGTAACCAACGCCATCGGTAAACTGGAAGACGAGCTCGGCATCCGCCTGTTTGACCGCAACCAAAAAAAAGTGGCCTTAACGGCCGAAGGGCGGATTTTTCAGCGGCGGGTAGATAAAATCCTGCGGGAAGTGGCGGAAACGCTGGCCGAGATGCACGACCTGAAAAACTTAGGCCGCGGAACCATTAAGGCCGCGGTGCCGCCGATGATCGGCGCCTATCTGTTTCCCAATATCTTTATCAGTTTCAAAAAGGCGTACCCTGGCCTTGACCTGCAGGTCTTTGAAGAAGGGTCACTGGCCGCGCGGATGATGATTGAGAGGGAAGAGCTCGACCTGGGTATTATTATCCTCCCGGAAGAAACCGCTGTTTTCCACACCCTGCCCATCGTGGAGGAAGAAATCGTCCTCTGCCTGCCCCCCGCGCATCCGCTGAGCGGTAAACAGGCCGTTACTTTTAGCGAGCTGCGGCATGAGCCCTTCATTCTGCTCAAGGAGGATTCATGTCACCGCCGGTTTATTATCGACCGCTGCCGCGAAAGCGGCTTTGCGCCGCGGATCGTATTTTCCTCCAACCAGATCCAGACCATCAAGGCGCTGGTCGCGAGTGGCGGCGGCATCTCGTTTTTGATGCGGATGGTCGCCGAGGACGCCAAAAACATCACCACCGTCCCTTTGGCACCGGCACTGAAGATTCGCATTGGCCTGGCCTGGAAAAAGGATAAATATTTATCGAAAGCGGCCCGGGCGTTTATTGATTTTGTCGCCGGTAGGTCAATAAGTCAATCCTGA
- a CDS encoding ArnT family glycosyltransferase yields the protein MVMIFFAAAAVYLFFNASIPVTDPVEANYALTAKEMLLSGDWLSPRIYGQYWYDKPAMVYWLIILSYKLFGINEFAARFPSALFSALSVSFCYWFVRRLYGKERVAILSAMVLGTSLQFWILAKMIITDACLFFFVSVALATFYLGLSGQGKKWFIVAYASSGLAVLTKGPVGIVLPALVVAIYIVVSRRWGLVKQLSLISGMAVFSAVVLPWYFYMYKAHGAEFINTFLGLHNYIRATVSEHPKDNVFYYYLVLFPLSLLPWTGLFLKALGSLAVRPQAMHERFLWVWAAVILVFFTLMATKYPTYVFPALFPAAIVTGGYIARMENGGGRTDWLWLAIPAGLLFAGFAIGLKYLKANPDWFVVSSLSGVAIIALIWLQTRGDRRLMPAAVALGVAALSLVISVYGFASYADTRSAKVVAAALPKEGAIVASYGDYPTSAVFYSDYLIIRLVTGKESNEPRGIWAGKYTMPTEPEDVFYARTLTNPATYVIVNAHDQQQFQAKLQVQNFVPVASHGKMTLYKRK from the coding sequence ATGGTGATGATATTCTTTGCCGCGGCGGCGGTGTATCTGTTTTTTAACGCGTCCATCCCGGTTACTGACCCGGTAGAGGCCAATTATGCCCTGACCGCCAAAGAAATGCTGCTTAGCGGGGACTGGCTGTCGCCCCGGATTTACGGGCAATACTGGTATGATAAGCCGGCCATGGTTTATTGGCTGATTATCCTTAGTTACAAGTTATTTGGCATAAATGAATTTGCCGCCCGCTTTCCGTCGGCGCTTTTTAGCGCGTTAAGCGTCAGTTTTTGCTACTGGTTTGTCCGGCGGCTTTATGGCAAAGAGCGGGTTGCCATACTGAGCGCAATGGTGTTGGGGACGTCGCTGCAGTTTTGGATACTGGCGAAAATGATTATAACTGACGCCTGTTTATTCTTCTTTGTCAGCGTCGCGTTGGCCACTTTCTATTTAGGGTTATCAGGCCAAGGGAAAAAATGGTTCATTGTGGCGTATGCAAGTTCCGGATTGGCCGTTTTAACCAAGGGCCCGGTCGGTATTGTCCTGCCGGCATTAGTCGTTGCTATTTATATAGTGGTCTCGCGCCGGTGGGGGCTGGTTAAGCAACTTTCGCTTATTTCCGGCATGGCGGTTTTCAGCGCCGTAGTGCTGCCGTGGTATTTTTATATGTATAAGGCGCATGGAGCGGAGTTTATTAACACGTTTTTAGGCTTGCACAATTATATTAGGGCAACCGTTTCCGAACATCCCAAGGACAATGTTTTTTACTACTACTTAGTATTGTTTCCGCTCAGCCTGCTACCCTGGACCGGTCTTTTCCTAAAGGCCCTGGGCAGTTTAGCCGTCCGTCCTCAGGCGATGCATGAGCGGTTTTTATGGGTATGGGCAGCGGTAATTCTGGTCTTTTTTACCTTGATGGCCACCAAGTATCCGACCTATGTTTTCCCCGCTCTGTTTCCGGCGGCAATTGTCACCGGCGGCTATATCGCCCGGATGGAAAATGGCGGCGGGCGGACTGACTGGTTATGGCTTGCCATACCTGCCGGTTTATTATTTGCCGGATTTGCCATCGGGCTAAAATATTTAAAAGCAAATCCGGACTGGTTTGTCGTATCTTCGCTAAGCGGGGTGGCAATTATTGCGCTTATATGGCTGCAGACCCGGGGCGATAGGCGGCTAATGCCGGCGGCCGTAGCCCTAGGGGTGGCAGCGCTTAGTTTGGTTATAAGCGTTTATGGCTTTGCGAGCTATGCTGATACCCGTTCGGCCAAAGTAGTGGCTGCGGCGCTACCTAAAGAGGGGGCTATAGTTGCGTCTTATGGCGATTACCCAACGTCGGCGGTATTTTATAGTGATTATCTCATAATACGACTGGTCACCGGTAAGGAAAGCAATGAACCGCGCGGTATCTGGGCAGGTAAATATACCATGCCGACAGAGCCTGAGGATGTATTTTATGCCCGAACGCTAACCAATCCGGCGACTTATGTTATTGTAAACGCTCACGATCAGCAACAATTCCAAGCAAAATTGCAGGTTCAAAATTTTGTGCCGGTGGCCAGCCATGGGAAAATGACTTTGTATAAACGTAAATAA
- a CDS encoding putative polysaccharide biosynthesis protein: MQQQTDNGHGANQFLKGTLVLTAAGIIVKVIGSLNWIILSRVLGGEGIGLYQMAFPIYLLVLSVSSAGIPVAISIITAEKAALGDYRGANRIFQLSLMLLIAMGLGFSVLMYFGAGWLIELRFIRDARAYYALLALSPAIFLVTVLSSFRGYLQGWQIMTPTAVSQIVEQLFRVATMLIFAALLLPKGIEYAAGGASLGAGAGAAAGLVVMLYYYWQLQRDVAEKERLLSGIFPRENAGSILRRIIILALPVSLSSIMLPLVANLDLFIVPARLEVAGYTVEQATELFGYLTGMAVPLVNLATLFTAALATSLVPAVAEAYAVGNAERIKLRTAAAMRLTNIVTIPAAAALWLLATPISALVYHAPEAGEVVRVLAISVYLLGLHQTTTGVLQGLGHTAIPVINMGIAAVVKVGLNWYLVALPALGIKGAAWATAADMGVAAFLNLYFVYRYTGFRMDLGALARNIFAAAVMSAGIYVFSGAASGLLTQTQTTLAAMLAAVIVYAVVLLLLGGLSERDILQIPLVGSAVVRVLSGLGLLKS; this comes from the coding sequence ATGCAGCAACAAACAGACAATGGACATGGCGCCAATCAGTTTCTTAAAGGCACGCTCGTTTTAACCGCAGCCGGCATCATTGTCAAAGTTATCGGGTCATTGAACTGGATTATTTTATCCCGGGTGTTGGGCGGTGAAGGGATTGGCCTCTACCAAATGGCCTTCCCCATTTATCTTTTGGTGCTAAGCGTTTCATCCGCCGGTATTCCGGTAGCGATTTCGATTATTACCGCGGAAAAAGCAGCTCTTGGCGATTACCGGGGAGCTAACCGTATTTTTCAACTGTCGCTCATGCTGTTAATCGCAATGGGCCTTGGCTTCAGTGTGCTCATGTATTTTGGGGCCGGGTGGCTGATCGAACTTCGCTTTATCCGCGATGCCCGCGCCTATTATGCCTTGCTGGCTTTATCCCCGGCGATTTTTCTGGTTACGGTACTGTCCAGCTTTCGCGGCTATCTCCAGGGCTGGCAAATTATGACACCGACCGCTGTGTCCCAAATAGTCGAGCAACTTTTCCGGGTCGCAACCATGCTGATTTTTGCCGCCCTGCTGCTGCCCAAAGGGATTGAATATGCCGCCGGCGGCGCCAGTCTAGGGGCGGGCGCGGGGGCGGCGGCCGGTCTGGTTGTTATGCTTTATTATTATTGGCAGCTGCAGCGCGATGTGGCGGAAAAGGAAAGGCTGCTGTCCGGAATTTTTCCACGGGAAAACGCCGGGAGCATTTTGCGGCGTATTATCATCCTCGCGCTGCCGGTATCGCTGTCCAGTATCATGCTGCCGCTGGTAGCCAACCTTGACCTATTTATTGTGCCGGCCCGGCTGGAAGTGGCGGGCTATACTGTCGAGCAGGCGACCGAGCTGTTCGGCTACTTAACCGGCATGGCGGTGCCGCTGGTCAATCTGGCGACCCTGTTTACGGCGGCGCTGGCCACCAGTCTGGTGCCGGCCGTGGCGGAAGCATATGCTGTGGGAAATGCTGAGCGGATTAAGCTGCGCACGGCGGCGGCGATGCGGCTGACCAATATTGTAACCATCCCCGCCGCAGCAGCGTTATGGCTGCTGGCGACGCCAATTTCCGCTCTTGTTTACCATGCGCCCGAGGCCGGCGAGGTGGTGCGCGTTTTGGCCATTAGCGTGTACCTATTGGGGCTGCATCAGACAACCACCGGCGTGCTCCAAGGCTTGGGCCATACGGCCATCCCGGTTATAAACATGGGAATAGCCGCGGTGGTCAAAGTCGGGCTTAACTGGTACCTTGTCGCCCTGCCGGCCTTAGGGATAAAGGGGGCGGCGTGGGCTACCGCTGCCGATATGGGCGTAGCGGCCTTCCTGAATTTGTATTTTGTTTACCGCTACACCGGGTTTAGGATGGATCTGGGAGCCTTGGCGCGAAATATCTTCGCGGCGGCGGTAATGAGCGCCGGTATTTACGTGTTTTCCGGTGCCGCATCCGGACTGCTTACCCAGACGCAGACGACGCTGGCGGCCATGCTGGCGGCAGTGATTGTTTACGCTGTTGTGTTACTGCTATTGGGCGGGCTAAGCGAACGGGACATTCTGCAAATCCCCCTGGTAGGCTCGGCCGTGGTCAGAGTATTAAGCGGCCTGGGGCTGCTTAAGTCTTAA